A genomic window from Onychostoma macrolepis isolate SWU-2019 chromosome 22, ASM1243209v1, whole genome shotgun sequence includes:
- the hmg20b gene encoding SWI/SNF-related matrix-associated actin-dependent regulator of chromatin subfamily E member 1-related, with the protein MGGVKQEQTDAPASKDSQHIDTAQEENQSTSQPVKKRGWPKGKKRKKVLPNGPKAPVTGYVRFLNERREHIRALHPDLPFPEITKRLGAEWSRLAPHDKQRYLDEAERDKMQYARELREYQKSEAYQITCAKVQDKRIKREELTSVIINANSSGSAGFKTQNSDLTARFDVPIFTEEFLDQNKAREAELRRLRKANVEFEEQNAVLQKHIADMFSAKERLEAELGQDELRTQALQRHLQAIKQTLVNSLATVPLPGTGETPSIGTLDSYLSRLSSALESRPHEHRVLVLKLQELLAHLDSEKL; encoded by the exons ACACATAGACACCGCACAAGAGGAG AACCAATCGACTTCACAGCCTGTAAAGAAGCGAGGCTGGCCAAAAGGGAAGAAGAGAAAGAAGGTGTTACCGAATGGCCCCAAGGCTCCGGTTACTGGCTACGTGCGTTTCTTGAATGAGAGACGGGAACACATCCGAGCACTTCATCCGGATCTTCCCTTCCCAGAAATCACCAAGAGACTCGGAGCAGAATGGAGCCGCCTGGCTCCTCATGATAAACAg cgGTACCTAGACGAAGCCGAAAGGGACAAAATGCAGTATGCACGAGAACTCAGGGAGTATCAAAAAAGTGAAGCTTATCAGATCACATGTGCAAAAGTTCAGGATAAGAGAATTAAGAGAG AGGAGTTGACTTCTGTCATTATAAACGCCAACAGTTCAGGATCTGCAGGTTTTAAG ACTCAGAACTCAGACTTAACTGCCAGATTTGACGTCCCTATTTTCACAGAAGAATTTTTAGACCAAAACAAAG CGCGAGAAGCTGAGCTGCGGCGACTGCGCAAGGCTAATGTGGAGTTCGAAGAGCAGAATGCGGTTCTCCAGAAACACATTGCCGACATGTTCAGCGCTAAAGAGCGGCTGGAGGCTGAGCTGGGCCAGGATGAGCTTCGCACGCAAGCTCTACAGCGCCACCTACAGGCGATCAAACAGACACTGGTCAACAGCCTGGCCACTGTGCCTTTGCCAG gcACGGGTGAGACACCATCGATTGGAACGCTGGACTCGTACCTGAGTCGCTTGAGTAGTGCTTTAGAGAGCAGGCCTCATGAGCATCGCGTCTTAGTCCTCAAGCTACAAGAGCTCTTAGCTCACCTAGACAG TGAGAAGCTTTGA